In the Ictidomys tridecemlineatus isolate mIctTri1 chromosome 10, mIctTri1.hap1, whole genome shotgun sequence genome, GGAGCTGGAGGCGGTGTGTCAAGATGTGCTGAGCCTGCTGGACAACTACCTGATCAAGAATTGCAGCGAGACCCAGTACGAGAGCAAGGTGTTCTACCTGAAGATGAAAGGGGACTATTACCGCTACCTGGCTGAAGTAGCCACTGGAGAGAAGCGGGCCACCGTGGTGGAGTCCTCTGAGAAGGCCTACAGCGAAGCCCATGAGATCAGCAAGGAGCACATGCAGCCCACCCACCCCATCCGGTTGGGCCTGGCGCTTAACTACTCCGTGTTCTACTACGAGATCCAGAATGCCCCAGAGCAAGCCTGCCACTTGGCCAAGACCGCCTTTGACGATGCCATTGCCGAGCTCGACACTCTGAACGAGGACTCCTACAAGGACTCCACTCTCATCATGCAGCTCCTCCGTGACAACCTAACGCTCTGGACAAGCGATCAGCAAGACGACGAGGGCGGAGAAGGCAACAATTAAGGCCCCAGGTGGACTGGCAGCGCACGCTGATGCTACTACtgcagtctttatttttttcccatgagtTGGGGGTcgggtgggggagggaaagggagggctgACCTTCCCAGGGAGAAACCCACGACCTGTCCTGTCTTTGATCGCCTCTTTGACGTTTTTGCCAAAATACCACTAGTGGAAAGTCAGGCTAGCTGTGCTGGTATTGGAGTAGCAGTCTCACGGCATATGGACTGTGGTGTAGGTTCATGCAAGTGGAGCTGTCTGTCTTTAATTTAACTTATTGCTAGGTGATAGGTtttgagatgaaaagaaaatgtaaatggaATGGCCCTCATTCAGTAAGTTCTGTGGTTCCAGTAAGGATTTTATGTACATACGCTCTTGTCTTAAGTTTTGGGtactttctctctcctctgtttTAGCTGTGCATTTCTTTTGGGGTGTCCTCTACCAGACATGGCATAGTTTAAATCCCAAGCAAACAGACTTGGAGCATGAGGTTTGCTCATCCTACAGTTTAGGCCTGCCCGTTTTCCTCAAGTCTGATTAGTCGACAGTATTAACACTAAATTGCAGTTTACAGTATTTCTACATTACAGCCATATGTGACATCAAGCCATCAATTGTGaatttttctttgctgtttttttttttttttttttttttttttttggctttacaTTCTTCTTTAGCCGTATCTAGGTTGGTTTTGCTGTTCTCTGCCTCCTTGGCTAACCTGCCCTGAGGAGAGTCAAAGCTACTTTAGGTTCGGTTAATAGGTGCTTGGCAGGTGGCTGTGGGATTtcatcctcctttcctcttaaCAAATCCACAACAGAAGTTATTAATCGCTTTAACAGAAACGTTAAGCACCACAAAAATGGAGGCACTTCAGGTCTGTCTGTCATGTATGGTGTTAGATTCTCCATGACCCCTGCTCCCAGCTGCCTCAGCTCCTTCCTCAGGGATCGCACTGCCATTGCTCCCCTCTGCACGTGAACTTTCCCCGCTGTACTGAGTGGCTTGGAGGTTGGATCGTAGAGGTTGGTGGCCTTCAAGAAGGTGTGTGGTGCAGTGTGGAGAGTCAGGTGCTAGAAGCTGAACCTGTAGAGACTCGGCAGGAGGCGCTGCGCCTGCCCAGCCTTCCTCCAGCTCTCCTTCCCGAGGGTGGGCCTGCTGCGGGCCGTGAGTGAAGTCACCACGGGGAGTAAGCACTGAATCCTGTTTGACCAAaacttttcccctttttcttttcaagGAAAGCATGGAAGTTGGAGGTTGACCTCT is a window encoding:
- the Ywhag gene encoding 14-3-3 protein gamma — protein: MVDREQLVQKARLAEQAERYDDMAAAMKNVTELNEPLSNEERNLLSVAYKNVVGARRSSWRVISSIEQKTSADGNEKKIEMVRAYREKIEKELEAVCQDVLSLLDNYLIKNCSETQYESKVFYLKMKGDYYRYLAEVATGEKRATVVESSEKAYSEAHEISKEHMQPTHPIRLGLALNYSVFYYEIQNAPEQACHLAKTAFDDAIAELDTLNEDSYKDSTLIMQLLRDNLTLWTSDQQDDEGGEGNN